From Lucilia cuprina isolate Lc7/37 chromosome 4, ASM2204524v1, whole genome shotgun sequence:
ggaaatcgaacccactacctcggatctaccagactagaacactaaaaATTGGTActctaatttttatagaaagatatGCTCCTTACTTAATAGCTCAGAACTAGAATTCTAGTTCTTATCTTTGAAGAATCGACAATTAAACATGTCTAATAGTAATGTAATCTTAATTAgttaacatttcttttaatttcagtgtttattgaaaaacttttacgTTCTACAGATGTAGCTAAAGTCTACGTTTTAACACGACCTAAGGCAGGCGTGGATATCAAAGAACGTTTTAGTAAAATCCTAAAAGATCCAGTAAGTAAAAAcgaaatatatatagatattataTACGAAAAACAACTATGTATAATGAAAAGCAACAAATACACTGTGGTCACAAGCAAAAAGTGACTAACTTAACAAATATCCTTTGAGAACATGTAGCAACAAATACAGCTGTCATATGTTGGTATACATGGTAGTATagtatacttatgtatataacaTAATACATTCTTCAACTGACTTAGGTTATTAACAATTGTGATCACAGCAATAAAGACAATAAAAccaaagaaattacaaacactATATAAACCATTTCATTagcaataacaattaaaaataaaaacttaaattttttcttttatagctttttgaaaaattgtgcaCCATCAAACCGAATCcaatgaaatatattaaacCTATTGCTGGCGATTGTACACTGCCAAATTTGGGAATATCAAGTGCGGAAGATCGTGAAGAGTTAATTGAAAATGTTGATATTGTTGTACATGTGGCAGCAACAGTCAGATTTAATGAACCACTGAGCAATGCTACAAAAATAAATGTGCAAGCAACCGTGGAATTAATAAATTTAgccaaagaaatgaaaaaactcAAAGTAAGTATTTAATACTAactaatatgtatgtgtattacaATATAGTAAcattatttatacttatttactaacttacaaaaaaaaaaaaaaaaaaataataacaaagaatTAACACATATTTTACAACACATTTGTTATAGTTAATTTTgcgttttcttctattttttgtttgttttgtttaaaatgttttaaataaaaatacaaccaAACATATGgggaaattgtaaaataaagtaattaaaaaaaaagattaatatatttaaccaaaaaaaaaaaaaaaaaaaaaaaaaacacgaaaatgATGCAATACTGGTGAGTGTAGATCATGTTGCATATATCTAAGGATTTTTAAAACAAGTCTGACCAGagctatttatttaatttatataatttatgtaaCACAAAATGttagtttaattaatattttcctGTGATGGACTTTATTACAAAAAGTTAGTAAGAGTGTTCGCAATTTTCGGTGTGACGTAAACCcagctttacacgatcacacatgTAATATgatatgtcaaaattttgtgtagaatagtGCGATCACATTAGATCAGTAAAAccatacaaaaaagtgaaacagctgtttccatcttactttgttattgttttgtaccaatcgtgtaaacggcttttattctcttttttgttatacggatgggatttcattttactttttcattagacttttcgcacgtaaagtgtgatcgtgtgaagtgcccttagGTAAGCATATGTAATGTTTGATACTATCATCATTAATGTTTGATCCTATCATCATTTTGTATTCTCaaactttagttttaatgtaattttaagagtccttatatgggggctagggtggCTTGATCGCGTTTTGTTATATAACACTGTGTGACAGTACAAAAAATGACTCAACATATCGGTCATTTACTACAATAACACTATACGACAAAAATAATTACCTAGGAAGAAATactatttttcttaaaggtaaTTCCGATTAAAACAagaatatgtttttgaaaattgtcaaaacATCTTCAAAATCTTAACATATAAAAGTAAAACCCGGTTTTTCGTACCTTTTTATATTAAGTTTCTCAACGGATTTAGAATGGAGAAGCTAAATAGAAAGAAGAAGCTAAGTAGGATTTTGAACATAATCCTCTCCGATTTCGATGAAATTCGGAATACGCATTCTTCATGTAAATTCGAAATTTGAAGTTCTTCAAAATTGCTAAATTCATTACGAAAATTCATATTTCGGAAAATTTAATCACTCTTGGGCATTGAGTTCTCTCTTATTGATTGACTCAATCcccaatttataaaaaaaaattcgtatttttttattagttagaTTTcggaaaaaaaatctttaatagaagttaacaaataattattagaaTAATAAGATAATACCTCCCAACGCAGTATAGAGTACAGGAAACTAGATAcatgtatttttatacatattaccAATTACGTTTGTTTAGATATCTATTGGCCAGTTTTTTTAAGATGGGTTATAAGACAACAAAATATCACGTAACATGCAACTGTTCCAAAACAATTTGAACGAGACAGAGTGTAAAGAAAAGTAGTAAAAtgctttaatacaaaataatactttttgacttgaatgaaaaaaaagaaaaactaaaagctAATTTTCGAAATGTTCAACAAGACAATTTCTTTTagcatttaagttgtttttttcattatttattgtttatttttatggctAGTTTTACAagttatttttcacaaattatttTCTTGGTTATTTTTCAACAACCAAGTGTGCGTATTACTTACTACAGTGGACTAGCATATATATACCCGCCATACAGACATTTACTATATAGTACGAGAAACAGATGGACGTTTAACAGCTGATATGTTGATAGTGGTACAGGAAAATtatgtaaagttttaaaattggaAAAGTTGTTTATTGCACAATTTGCTATTATTGTTACTACTTACtactatatgtatgttttttaaattaactacattttataattgtttacagTTCAAATCAATTTCGCTTCTAAGCTTGAAAGTATGaaaaaacttataattattgttatttatttaaataatttagctTGTATTAAACCAAAGTacatattattgaaattaaatcaaCATATCCAGTCACCATAACCTAGAAAAGTTTTTACATTTCAAGATAATTAAAAGttctaacatattttttataaacgatctttttaattttattttatcacttttaaattaatgtcTCTTTCGCTCTCTgcattattgacattaattgtttaaGGTCAAGGAAAAAAGAGCGTCAAATAAAGTGACGTATGTATTATGTAAATATGAGTTTAACAGGCGTTCAATTGTACATCTGTTTATGAAAATAACGTTTAAACTGAATTGATTTATTAAgtattaacttaaatatttgtCATTATAAGTATTTAATACAAGGTATTAAAATGGTAatcgtaataaatattattgaaacacgtttagataatttaaataatttacttaaagtgtatatttataccctacatcaccaAAACGTGGACGATATTAAGCGTTTGTAACGCATACCAATATTCCGAAAATATTCCAATCGACAAAGAATCACTCTCTAAACACGTGGTTCCtgtcacatttttttttataaaaatttcaaaaagtctcAAATTTTATAGTAGATATCAAATAATTGTAGATGACCTTATatcttcttaatttttttgtaaccaTGCCCTTGGTACAGATAAAAGatagataaaaaattaataaaatcccattttcgtaaaatttcaaaacttattttggggcctccggtaggttagtggttagtgttccagtctggtagaccggaggtggttgGTTCGATTTCcatctgaggcactggttaaggagcgcataacaggcccgatagaggcctaggtgtatgtcttcggatttgatgtacatatgtacatcctcctttcaaactaactaactaacttttttaGAATTGAGGATTCGGcacagaaaaaaactgaaaatatgtttcaattatcaaaataattgtatcaagcaagttttgtacctataaccaaaataatgatatcaattacaaaatttgtaaaaaataaaaaacacatttttccaaataacgaattaatcagaacaattaatgtcaataattaagacaagatttaatattgattaattcattaattatataaattaaatatatattgtaaatataaaattgattcttattaatttattaatcaaatgaattaaactgttttatttggtagcacaaaaattcaaaatagtatattaaaacaactaaaataaaaaagtaagaaagaaaaattgtttcaaaccatgaaaaaattaatttaatcaattaaaaatttaatcaaaaccTAAGTGTAcaggttaaaaaaaaaaacgagataattaagacaaataaaaattagtttaaataaaaattgaggaaagagaaaaacatgttatttgaaaataaactacccataattttttctgtgaggGTTTACATTACGGTCTatataactgtaaaatttcgttaaaaaaatatttttatatacattttataagttTTGCTTCATCAagcctttttaaagaaatttcttaagCTAAACAATGTATACATTTCAGAAAAGTAGACTTAATATTTAGTccgttaatatatatataacaaactGCCCCCTTTACATGTTTTTTATAGCGCTCGAAAaaggaatataaaaatatttaataaatactcGAGATGTCTTGACTGCGTCCCATATTCAAAACTTTAGTTCgaaaaaaatcgacaaaaagTTAGATAATTATTTCCCTATTTTTATTCCCATACCAATGTGCGTCCGTGTATCTGTTCAATTATGGATAGAACTTTTCAGAATatcttataacaaattttttttgttaaattttatttaattactgaTTTTAAACGAATTCAAATGATTTCCTGttaaatgatttatatcaaCCGACTTTCAACCGATATTGATGAAATTCGATACGTTCTCAAAAAacatcattaaaaattaattgtaaatgaCTTTTTGAAGGGAAAAATGTGGACCTTAAACCTATAGATTACATTACTATTTAAaagatataattaaaaaaaatgtattacttATTTCCAGTCCTTCGTTCATGTCTCTTCAGCATTTGCCAATTGTTTAGTGTTCAATGCCAGCGAAACCTATTATACTGAATACCTGGGCATTAGTAGcgataaattattacaaatcaaAGATGTATTAGGTGATGAAACATTGGATCGTATGGAAGGTGAATTGGTGGGAAAGTTTCCAAACACATATTGCTATACAAAATCATTGGCCGAAGAAGCAGTATTAACTAAGGCTAATAACTTGCCTATATGTATATTTAGGCCGGGAATAAGTAAGGTTCAAATTAAGCAAACAAATGTAACACAATAggttaattaaaatgttatttgtatttaaattttagttttacccACTAGTGATGAACCCCTAACTGGTTGGATTGATAATTTATATGGACCCATGAGTGTACTTTATGGCAGTGCCTATGGTGTGTTGAGAGTAATGTATGGCTGTCCCACAAATAAAGCGGGTCTAGTGCCGGTAGATTATTGTGCCAATATGATGTTAGCCTGTGGTTGGTATACCGCCACCGCTGTTAAACAGATGTAggttatagttttaaaaatattatggaaataaaaacctatattattatattttaattttagaccTTCCAAGGATCCTCCTATATATAGCTTGGTGCCTGATGAAACAAATCTTTTAGAATGGGGTGCCTATAAGAAATACGTTGAAGTGCATGGTGTCCAAATTCCTTTGTCCACCATGATTTGGTATCCATTTCTGATATTTGCCAGTAATGTATggtattacaaatttttatgttttgtctATCATACGGTGCCCGGTtatataatagattttttattattaattataggCAAAAAACCGAGGTAAGTCATATGAACTAAAGTTTTGAAAGGCATatttttgattctttttttatatttttagaatgaCTAAAGCTTATAAAAAGATTCATATGCAATGTGGTTTGCTGCGTTATTTTCTAGACAATGAGTTTACATTCGATACAACGAATGCGAAACAATTGTGGAAATCTATGAGTGTTGAtgatcaaaaactatttaaatttgatATGCGCTCCTTAAATTGGAGTAATTACttttataatagtttatttggtttaagaaaatttttggccAAAGATGAACCCGATACTATACCCAAGgctaaaaaattattaaggaggtaagttttatggaaattaacgaaaaaaaaaaactaaaaaaatagttCAATGAATATCACTAAGGGTAGACCCATCAAAAacatacattgaaaagtaagagTACTTTTAAGAAATTACTTTTCAAGACTACTTAATATCGCCTGCATTACTTAGGACCAGTGGGCTATTTTTCttctcaaaaacaaaactttttacttCACTCGTTATTTTGCTCAATGTAATCACCGTGttcaaataatgatataaaatataagtatgttatttaatttttgcattttaatccCTAACTTtccaatgtaagtttttgctgggtaactcATTTCTGTAATAACCACCACTTTTATTAACTtactatttataattataatatcttaaatattttttttatttcagattGTATTTTGCTCATTGTACTGTTCAGACTTTAGTATGTGTCGGAGTTCTGTGGCTGTTATggattatattgaaattaatttttctttcatagtttaagtaattagtttttaaaatgtatgtgttaaaatattaggtttattttatttttaagggtttttataataaaaaatcattatcaTGGTTTAGAAGAATAATCTAATTGATTAAATTTAGAATGTTACATAATAGATTTATGTTTCAGAAATTATACTTTAGATAATGGAGAGAAGCAGAATAGATTTGACCGAAgtcatattatatataattgatTATATATACCTCATATAGAGGGACTAATTTTACTGTTTTTAAACAGTATATTATGTTtgatagaattattaaaaattaggaTTCAAAAGATAGCTATTTAAAGATACATCCGGACATCTTTAATCGATCTCGTTGTCTGttcaaattcaaaatatgtGTCGTATAATTGTTTTGTAGAATTAAAAGGATCAGAGACAAAgatttataaatgttataaaaagtttacaaatttAACGTAGGAAACTAACAAATACattgaaaatttatgttatttcaaaaatattttcattattttcaaccTTTTTAATCTtgccttaaaaattattaaaactaaaagttttgtcggaaatttttaaataattgtgcgttcttttgaaaacaatagCATTTATTGCCATTGAActactatttt
This genomic window contains:
- the LOC111690750 gene encoding fatty acyl-CoA reductase wat-like, whose amino-acid sequence is METKQMETNIQNFYKNKVVFLTGGTGFLGKVFIEKLLRSTDVAKVYVLTRPKAGVDIKERFSKILKDPLFEKLCTIKPNPMKYIKPIAGDCTLPNLGISSAEDREELIENVDIVVHVAATVRFNEPLSNATKINVQATVELINLAKEMKKLKSFVHVSSAFANCLVFNASETYYTEYLGISSDKLLQIKDVLGDETLDRMEGELVGKFPNTYCYTKSLAEEAVLTKANNLPICIFRPGIILPTSDEPLTGWIDNLYGPMSVLYGSAYGVLRVMYGCPTNKAGLVPVDYCANMMLACGWYTATAVKQIPSKDPPIYSLVPDETNLLEWGAYKKYVEVHGVQIPLSTMIWYPFLIFASNVWYYKFLCFVYHTVPGYIIDFLLLIIGKKPRMTKAYKKIHMQCGLLRYFLDNEFTFDTTNAKQLWKSMSVDDQKLFKFDMRSLNWSNYFYNSLFGLRKFLAKDEPDTIPKAKKLLRRLYFAHCTVQTLVCVGVLWLLWIILKLIFLS